One stretch of Cedecea neteri DNA includes these proteins:
- the efeB gene encoding iron uptake transporter deferrochelatase/peroxidase subunit has protein sequence MSDKDNTGAHQPARRQLLKTLGALGGAFAVGGGCPMTAHAANPASSPGTLPPDGRLENQPLYGEHQAGILTPQQAAMMLVAFDVLASDKAELERLFRLLTARFDFLTSGGPAPDTPNPRLPPMDSGILGAEIYPDNLTITVSVGSSLFDERFGLQKQMPKKLQQMTRFPNDSLDAGLCHGDLLLQICANTNDTVIHALRDIIKHTPDLLSVRWRREGFISNHAARSRGKETPINLLGFKDGTANPDSHDKPLMDDVVWVTKQQQEPAWATGGSYQAVRIIQFHVESWDRTPLKEQQTIFGRDKHSGAPLGMKNEHDVPDYAADPDGNVIALDAHIRLANPRTKDTQSGLMMRRGYSYSLGATKSGQLDMGLLFVCYQHDLEKGFLTVQGRLNGEALEEYVKPIGGGYFFALPGVPDKQHYLGQGMMEA, from the coding sequence ATGAGTGATAAGGACAACACCGGCGCGCACCAACCGGCGCGCCGCCAGCTTCTGAAAACACTGGGCGCCCTTGGGGGCGCTTTTGCCGTGGGCGGCGGTTGCCCGATGACGGCTCACGCGGCAAATCCTGCTTCTTCCCCCGGCACGCTGCCGCCGGACGGTCGCCTTGAAAACCAGCCGCTTTATGGCGAGCACCAGGCCGGTATTCTGACGCCTCAGCAGGCCGCGATGATGTTGGTCGCCTTTGACGTGCTGGCCAGCGATAAAGCCGAGCTTGAGCGCCTGTTCCGCCTGCTGACCGCGCGTTTTGACTTCCTGACCAGCGGTGGCCCGGCGCCGGATACGCCAAATCCACGGCTGCCGCCGATGGACTCAGGCATTCTTGGGGCAGAAATCTACCCGGATAACCTGACGATCACGGTGTCCGTCGGCAGTTCGCTGTTTGATGAGCGTTTTGGCCTGCAAAAACAGATGCCGAAAAAGCTCCAGCAAATGACCCGCTTCCCGAACGATTCGCTGGATGCCGGGCTGTGCCACGGCGATCTGCTGCTGCAGATTTGTGCCAACACCAACGACACGGTGATCCACGCGCTGCGCGACATCATCAAGCACACGCCCGATCTCCTCAGCGTGCGCTGGCGGCGGGAAGGGTTTATCTCCAACCATGCGGCACGCAGCCGTGGGAAAGAGACGCCTATTAACCTGCTGGGCTTCAAAGACGGTACGGCCAACCCGGACAGTCATGATAAGCCACTGATGGATGACGTGGTGTGGGTGACGAAGCAGCAGCAGGAGCCTGCCTGGGCTACCGGCGGCAGCTATCAGGCGGTGCGCATTATTCAGTTCCACGTTGAGTCCTGGGACCGCACGCCGCTGAAAGAGCAGCAGACTATCTTCGGGCGCGATAAGCACAGCGGCGCGCCGCTGGGTATGAAGAATGAGCATGATGTGCCGGACTATGCCGCCGACCCTGACGGCAATGTGATTGCGCTTGATGCCCATATCCGCCTGGCCAACCCGAGGACCAAAGATACGCAGTCGGGGCTGATGATGCGCCGGGGCTACAGCTATTCGCTCGGTGCAACCAAATCCGGCCAGCTTGATATGGGGCTGCTGTTCGTTTGCTACCAGCATGACCTCGAAAAAGGGTTCCTGACGGTGCAGGGCAGGTTGAACGGTGAGGCGCTGGAGGAGTACGTGAAGCCGATTGGCGGTGGGTATTTCTTCGCACTGCCTGGCGTGCCGGATAAGCAGCATTATCTGGGGCAGGGGATGATGGAGGCGTAG
- the efeO gene encoding iron uptake system protein EfeO — MTKHFRLKALHVALLALVSSSFAAQAADIPQVKVTVTDKQCEPMSVTVNAGKTQFIIQNNSQKALEWEILKGVMVVEERENIAPGFSQKLTANLQPGEYDMTCGLLTNPKGKLVVKASGKQEAPKTDLLALTGPITEYKAYVTAEVAELVKGTKAFTDAVKAGDLEKAKSLYASTRQHYERIEPIAELFSDLDSSIDAREDDFEKKADDPKFTGFHRLEKILFGDNTTKDAAQFADKLNADVLDLQTRISELAFPPSKVVGGAAGLIEEVAATKISGEEDRYSHTDLWDFQANVDGAQKIVDLLRPQLTKENPALLAKIDANFKKVDAILAKYRTKDGFETYDKLTDNDRKALKGPITTLAEDLSQLRGVMGLD; from the coding sequence ATGACCAAACATTTTCGTCTGAAGGCACTGCACGTTGCGCTGCTCGCGCTTGTCTCTTCTTCGTTTGCCGCGCAGGCGGCAGATATTCCCCAGGTAAAAGTCACCGTCACCGATAAACAGTGTGAGCCGATGAGCGTCACCGTGAATGCCGGGAAGACTCAGTTCATCATCCAGAACAATAGCCAGAAAGCGCTGGAATGGGAGATCCTGAAAGGGGTGATGGTGGTGGAAGAGCGTGAAAACATCGCGCCGGGCTTCTCCCAGAAGCTGACCGCCAACCTGCAGCCGGGCGAATACGACATGACCTGCGGCCTGCTGACCAACCCGAAAGGCAAGCTGGTGGTGAAAGCTTCCGGCAAGCAGGAAGCGCCTAAAACCGATCTGCTGGCGCTGACCGGCCCAATCACCGAATACAAAGCCTATGTGACCGCCGAAGTCGCCGAGCTGGTGAAAGGCACCAAAGCCTTTACCGACGCGGTGAAAGCCGGTGATTTAGAGAAAGCGAAATCCCTGTATGCGTCAACGCGCCAGCATTACGAGCGTATTGAACCGATTGCCGAATTGTTCTCCGATCTCGACAGCAGCATCGATGCCCGCGAAGACGACTTCGAGAAAAAAGCGGACGACCCGAAATTCACCGGCTTCCACCGTCTGGAGAAAATCCTCTTTGGCGATAACACCACCAAAGACGCCGCGCAGTTTGCCGACAAGCTGAACGCCGACGTGCTGGATCTACAAACTCGTATTTCCGAGCTGGCCTTCCCGCCAAGCAAAGTGGTTGGCGGCGCTGCCGGTCTGATAGAAGAAGTAGCGGCCACCAAAATCAGCGGTGAAGAAGATCGCTACAGCCACACTGACCTGTGGGACTTCCAGGCGAACGTTGACGGCGCGCAGAAAATCGTTGATCTGCTGCGTCCTCAGCTGACCAAAGAGAACCCGGCGCTGCTGGCGAAAATAGACGCTAACTTCAAGAAAGTTGACGCCATTCTGGCGAAATACCGCACTAAAGACGGGTTTGAAACCTACGACAAGCTGACGGATAACGATCGCAAAGCGCTGAAAGGGCCAATCACCACGCTTGCGGAAGACCTGTCCCAGCTGCGTGGCGTGATGGGTCTGGACTGA
- a CDS encoding PTS sugar transporter subunit IIB, producing MQKKKIYLFCSAGMSTSLLVTKMRAQAEKYEVPVEIEAFSESLASEKGKHADLVLLGPQIAYMQADIKKLLPTKPVEVIDSALYGKVDGLGVLKAAVAAIKKAAAES from the coding sequence ATGCAAAAGAAAAAAATTTACCTGTTCTGCTCCGCTGGGATGTCAACCTCGCTGTTAGTGACCAAAATGCGAGCGCAGGCCGAAAAGTATGAAGTTCCGGTAGAAATTGAAGCATTCTCTGAGTCTTTAGCCAGCGAGAAAGGGAAGCACGCGGACCTCGTTTTACTCGGGCCACAAATTGCCTACATGCAGGCAGATATCAAGAAATTGTTGCCCACCAAGCCTGTAGAAGTTATCGATTCTGCTCTGTACGGTAAAGTCGATGGGCTGGGTGTGTTGAAAGCGGCTGTGGCAGCAATTAAGAAAGCAGCGGCCGAGAGTTAA
- the efeU gene encoding iron uptake transporter permease EfeU, whose product MFVPFLIMLREGLEAALIVSLIASYLKRTQRGQWIAVMWIGVFAAAALCLGLGIFINETTGEFPQKEQELFEGIVAVIAVFILTWMVFWMRKVSRNVKVQLEQAVDNALHSKGNHGWALIMMVFFAVAREGLESVFFLLAAFQQDVGIWPPLGAMLGLATAVVLGFLIYWGGIRLNLGAFFKWTSLFILLVAAGLAAGAVRAFHEAGLWNHFQDIAFDMSNTLSTHSLTGTLLEGIFGYQETPTVSEVAMYFIYLIPALVLFFIPPRVNNQATNTAR is encoded by the coding sequence ATGTTTGTTCCATTTCTCATCATGTTACGCGAAGGGCTGGAGGCGGCGCTCATCGTCAGCCTGATTGCCAGCTACCTGAAGCGTACCCAGCGCGGCCAGTGGATAGCCGTGATGTGGATTGGCGTCTTTGCCGCCGCCGCGCTCTGCCTGGGCCTCGGTATCTTCATCAATGAAACCACCGGTGAGTTCCCGCAGAAAGAGCAGGAGCTGTTTGAGGGTATTGTGGCGGTGATTGCCGTGTTTATCCTCACCTGGATGGTGTTCTGGATGCGTAAAGTGTCCCGCAACGTCAAAGTGCAGCTGGAGCAGGCGGTTGATAACGCGCTGCACAGCAAAGGCAACCACGGCTGGGCGCTGATCATGATGGTCTTTTTCGCCGTGGCGCGTGAAGGCCTGGAGTCGGTGTTCTTCCTGCTGGCCGCTTTCCAGCAGGACGTCGGTATTTGGCCGCCGCTGGGCGCGATGCTTGGCCTGGCTACCGCGGTGGTGCTTGGCTTCCTGATTTATTGGGGCGGGATTCGTCTCAACCTTGGCGCATTCTTTAAATGGACCAGCCTGTTTATTCTGCTGGTGGCCGCAGGCCTTGCCGCCGGTGCCGTCCGTGCATTCCACGAAGCCGGGCTGTGGAACCATTTCCAGGATATCGCTTTTGATATGAGCAACACGCTCTCCACCCACTCGCTGACCGGCACGCTGCTGGAGGGGATTTTCGGTTATCAGGAAACCCCAACCGTGAGCGAAGTGGCGATGTACTTCATCTATCTGATTCCGGCGCTGGTGCTATTCTTTATACCGCCGCGCGTGAACAACCAGGCGACCAATACGGCTCGTTAA
- the phoH gene encoding phosphate starvation-inducible protein PhoH has translation MGRQKAVIKARREAKRVLRRDSRSHRQREEESVTTLVQMSGVESIGMARDSRDHSPIEARNEAQAHYLNAIEKKQLIFATGEAGCGKTFISAAKAAEALIHKDVDRIIVTRPVLQADEDLGFLPGDISEKFAPYFRPVYDILVRRLGSSFMQYCLRPEIGKVEIAPFAYMRGRTFENAVVILDEAQNVTAAQMKMFLTRLGENVTVIVNGDITQCDLPAGVPSGLSDALNRFEEDEMVGVVRFGKQDCVRSALCQRTLNAYD, from the coding sequence ATGGGAAGACAGAAAGCTGTGATCAAAGCTCGTCGCGAAGCAAAACGTGTGCTGAGACGGGATTCACGTAGCCACCGGCAGCGTGAAGAGGAATCGGTCACCACGCTTGTGCAGATGAGCGGCGTAGAATCGATAGGCATGGCTCGCGACAGCCGCGACCATTCACCTATCGAAGCGCGTAATGAAGCTCAGGCGCACTATCTTAATGCCATCGAGAAAAAGCAGCTGATTTTTGCTACCGGCGAAGCCGGCTGTGGCAAGACGTTTATCAGCGCAGCGAAAGCCGCTGAGGCCCTGATACATAAGGATGTCGACAGGATTATCGTTACCCGTCCGGTGCTGCAGGCCGATGAAGATCTCGGCTTCCTCCCCGGTGATATTTCAGAGAAGTTCGCCCCGTATTTCCGCCCGGTGTATGACATCCTGGTGCGACGTTTAGGGTCGTCTTTTATGCAGTATTGCCTGCGGCCTGAAATTGGTAAGGTTGAGATTGCGCCGTTCGCCTATATGCGCGGACGTACTTTTGAAAATGCCGTGGTTATTCTGGATGAGGCGCAGAATGTCACCGCAGCGCAAATGAAAATGTTCCTCACCCGCCTCGGGGAAAACGTGACGGTTATCGTCAATGGCGATATCACGCAGTGTGACTTACCCGCAGGCGTGCCGTCCGGTTTAAGTGATGCACTAAACCGTTTCGAAGAAGATGAAATGGTCGGCGTTGTTCGCTTCGGTAAACAGGATTGTGTGCGTTCGGCCCTCTGCCAGCGCACGCTGAACGCCTACGACTGA
- the putP gene encoding sodium/proline symporter PutP, with translation MTISTPMLVTFLVYIFGMILIGFIAWRSTRSFDDYILGGRSLGSVVTALSAGASDMSGWLLMGLPGAIFISGISESWIAIGLTLGAWVNWKLVAGRLRVHTEVNNNALTLPDYFTGRFEDSSRLLRIISALVILLFFTIYCASGIVAGARLFESTFGMSYETALWAGAAATIIYTFVGGFLAVSWTDTVQASLMIFALILTPVMVIAAVGGLDDSLLVIKQKSIENVDMLKGLNFVAIVSLMGWGLGYFGQPHILARFMAADSHHTIVNARRISMTWMILCLAGACAVGFFGIAYFNNNPEQAGAVTQNGERVFIELAQILFNPWIAGVLLSAILAAVMSTLSCQLLVCSSAITEDLYKAFLRKGASQKELVWVGRMMVLVVALVAIALAANPENRVLGLVSYAWAGFGAAFGPVVLFSVMWSRMTRNGALVGMIVGAATVLIWKQFGWLGLYEIIPGFVFGSLAIVVVSLMGKAPSASMQKRFAEADAVYHTPPPGKLQTD, from the coding sequence ATGACAATAAGCACACCGATGCTGGTGACCTTTCTCGTTTATATCTTTGGCATGATTCTCATCGGTTTTATCGCCTGGCGATCCACCCGCAGCTTTGATGATTATATTCTTGGCGGCCGCAGCCTCGGGAGCGTGGTCACCGCGCTGTCGGCGGGCGCCTCCGATATGAGCGGCTGGCTGCTAATGGGCCTGCCGGGCGCGATTTTCATTTCCGGTATTTCTGAAAGCTGGATAGCCATCGGCCTGACCTTAGGGGCCTGGGTTAACTGGAAGCTGGTTGCCGGGCGCCTGCGCGTTCACACCGAAGTGAACAACAATGCGCTGACGCTGCCCGATTACTTCACCGGGCGTTTTGAAGACTCCAGCCGCCTGCTGCGCATCATCTCCGCGCTGGTGATCCTGCTGTTCTTCACTATCTACTGTGCTTCCGGCATCGTGGCCGGGGCGCGGCTGTTTGAAAGCACTTTCGGGATGAGCTACGAAACGGCGCTGTGGGCCGGGGCGGCAGCGACCATCATCTACACCTTTGTGGGCGGATTCCTTGCGGTTAGCTGGACGGATACCGTGCAGGCCAGCCTGATGATCTTCGCGCTGATTTTGACGCCGGTGATGGTGATTGCGGCGGTTGGCGGCCTCGATGATTCTCTGCTGGTGATTAAGCAGAAGAGCATCGAAAACGTCGACATGCTGAAAGGGCTGAACTTTGTCGCCATTGTTTCCCTGATGGGCTGGGGCCTGGGCTACTTCGGCCAGCCGCATATTCTGGCGCGCTTTATGGCGGCAGACTCACACCACACCATCGTTAACGCACGTCGCATCAGCATGACCTGGATGATCCTTTGCCTGGCGGGTGCCTGCGCGGTGGGCTTCTTCGGGATTGCCTACTTTAATAACAACCCTGAGCAGGCCGGAGCTGTGACGCAGAACGGCGAGCGGGTGTTTATCGAGCTGGCGCAAATTCTGTTTAACCCGTGGATTGCCGGGGTGCTTCTCTCCGCGATTCTGGCGGCGGTAATGTCCACGCTGAGCTGCCAGCTGCTGGTGTGCTCGAGCGCAATTACCGAAGACCTTTATAAGGCGTTCCTGCGTAAAGGCGCGAGCCAGAAGGAGCTGGTGTGGGTGGGGCGCATGATGGTGCTGGTGGTCGCGCTGGTGGCGATTGCGCTTGCCGCTAACCCGGAAAACCGCGTGCTGGGCCTCGTCAGTTATGCCTGGGCAGGATTTGGTGCCGCATTTGGCCCGGTGGTCCTGTTCTCCGTAATGTGGTCACGCATGACCCGCAACGGGGCGCTGGTGGGGATGATTGTTGGGGCTGCCACCGTGCTTATCTGGAAGCAGTTCGGCTGGTTAGGCCTGTATGAAATCATACCTGGCTTCGTGTTCGGTAGCCTGGCAATTGTGGTGGTAAGCCTGATGGGCAAAGCGCCGTCGGCCTCCATGCAGAAGCGTTTTGCCGAAGCGGATGCGGTGTACCACACTCCGCCTCCGGGCAAATTGCAGACCGACTAA